A portion of the Vespula vulgaris chromosome 14, iyVesVulg1.1, whole genome shotgun sequence genome contains these proteins:
- the LOC127069146 gene encoding PCI domain-containing protein 2 produces MDSYIMQLRRMWLNQDGDVLADLLSLRHNHILISNIGSEATMTKAMEHLSAPFDDLVLYHLKTIAAMNKDDPFTMYTYQSSAVQSLTKILQMQKEENWMLRVMNVMCLELRLLAVCTESSKTNRNMKPGEVLEKCAECLMGCFRVCAADNRSSEYDTKRWGMLALVNQLLKVYFRINKLHLCRPLIRAIESSPYKDHFALAQQITYKFFVGRKAMFDSDYKTADTYLTYAFEHCHKNSSKNKRLILTYLVPVKMLLGYMPKKTLLEKYNLMEFWELVESVKKGDLRSLERVMAKHETFFIGAGIYLIVEKLKLIAYRNLFKKVYLVLNTHQIPVQSLLSALEMHGIEDVDMDETECLVSNLIYEGKIKGYISHQHKKLVISKQNPFPILSTIL; encoded by the exons aTGGATTCATATATAATGCAG ttaCGGCGTATGTGGCTCAATCAAGATGGAGATGTATTAGCA gatctACTTTCCCTTAGACACAATCATATTTTGATATCTAATATTGGTTCAGAAGCAACTATGACAAAGGCAATGGAGCATTTATCTGCTCCTTTTGATGATCTAGTACTTTACCACTTAAA gACTATAGCAGCAATGAATAAAGATGATCCGTTTACAATGTATACTTACCAAAGTTCAGCAGTTCAATCTCTGACTAAAATTCTTCAAATgcagaaagaagagaattggATGCTACGAGTTATGAATGTTATGTGTTTAGAATTGAGATTATTAGCAGTTTGTACAGAAAGttcaaaaacaaatagaaatatgaAACCTGGAGAAGTCCTTGAGAAATGTGCAGAATGTTTAATGGGTTGTTTTCGAGTATGTGCTGCTGACAATCGCAGTTCAGAATATGATACAAAAAGATGGGGAATGTTAGCATTAGTTAATCAGTTACTAAAAGTTTActttagaattaataaattacatttatgtAGACCTTTAATAAGAGCAATAGAATCATCTCCATATAAGGATCATTTTGCATTAGCTCAACAAATCACATATAAGTTTTTTGTTGGTCGTAAAGCTATGTTTGATAGTGATTACAAAACtg ctGATACATATTTAACATATGCATTTGAACATTGCCATAAGAATTCttccaaaaataaaagattaattttaacaTACCTTGTCCCAGTTAAAATGTTGCTTGGATATATGCCAAAGAAAActcttttagaaaaatataatctaatgGAATTTTGGGAATTAGTAGAATCTGTAAAGAAAGGAGATCTACGTAGTTTAGAAAGAGTGATGGCAAAacatgaaacattttttattggtgctggaatatatttgattgttgaaaaattaaaattaattgcttATAGAAACTTATTTAAGAAAGTATATCTTGTATTAAACACACATCAGATACCAGTGCAAAGTTTACTTTCAGCCTTAGAAATGCATGGTATTGAAGATGTAGACATGGATGAAACGGAATGTCTTGTTTCAAACTTGATAtatgaaggaaaaataaaaggatatatatctcatcaacataaaaaattagttATCTCAAAACAAAATCCATTTCCTATATTATCTACAATActgtaa
- the LOC127069144 gene encoding uncharacterized protein LOC127069144 isoform X1, with translation MLRKRIRTYERRNIRNPLIKISDFTKVNLILKTDDIPKKQHGIDNLNGDKISEDSLDYDPFETTFDRIAKDAVVPPIPPDCINNNSWSGSSSDINSEEENKNESLFHISFGNSNIDVSPNMKYKKSIKMLSYKKNIKPKNKKTRITGTLYNSQYIKEVKIVKKKSQIKACKSKRIKKVQKTRNKKQSKLTNARSLYSVLKNSNDIVKSDIVDTSINKMTNNKNINNSTIPYKNIHKKEIDLLPCNKSELCSPLKETTNVPKINDKKRTCQLKFIKKTQKINNENNEHFLSSVSHNISDSIGNKFKIKPCSVVLYKNNMEKRKFIVNKSKCMVKECRLVLHKISNNFINSKYKSPMNDLICKSSNGIRKDLNSEKNPVSSTPIATSKRRSAYSPCYSPIDITKSHIVSDIPASLDKLQSNDLRTLNKTSINVSTNVESDMKDKVLYIKDRKICVLTSVDSNLLSGEGIKLDTEEHEMIHLNISKKNSNFINNRKTDVTIFIDDNIDIALRQKYSKTHQKENPLLDNVNFSIETNRSCSLFDDHESKLYAMENDNSMNAIKEKLFTNTNVHESNANTELDLKPITSDMYNTEQIIKSEILKKEESRTTITKEKSNEEHIENKDTTEERSYDKLMDENQCQLNMNETINFFTRLKNSVKVTEREQDRKNNFYLSNIYENENNIIQYSTCEMSQYDDKVNEYILSQNPTKNLTDTSVNIITTHSDEPNSLINNEIASLSGKFIFLKPGKSWTRSLSILHNFQNGLNLNKTSIEKGKRWRHSVKDILDMQKKDECDTNQFINSKRFVRRTSIRVVRDSRIIKNASDTPFLEVYGIKTTVKNEHILPETICNTEYSTQHNDMKNNCPEIYSSETAKDVILQKCSQKDYLSFKNLFSRKYLKFCRKIGEGVYGEVFLYEKNRQKSVLKIIPIEGVQLVNGEPQKKFNEILSEIVIAKELHNLRFNENHNTSGFVEVKSIKCIEGKYPKEMVHLWKKYDEEKTSDNDCPSIFDEKQLYISLELGHGGQDLESFEFHTAVEAHTLFIQTALALAIAERSLKFEHRDLHWGNILISHTDEEYIYYKLDNKNISVLSNGIKVCIIDFTLSRMSYQGCCIFNDLALDPTLFTAQGEYQFEIYRLMKDKLQNNWQEFEPYTNILWLHYVLDKMLTMVRYKKKNLKKHKNAIIQLYDLKHIILSYQSAFDFVNNCEQISNLLIK, from the exons atgcTACGAaaacgtatacgtacatatgaaagaagaaatattcgaaatccgttaataaaaattagtgACTTTACTAAagtgaatttaatattaaaaactgaCGATATTCCCAAAAAACAACATGGAATTGATAACCTTAATGGAGATAAAATAAGTGAAGATTCATTAGATTACGATCCTTTTGAAACAACATTTGATAGAATTGCTAAAGACGCAGT aGTACCACCAATACCACCTGATTGTATTAACAATAACTCATGGAGTGGTAGTAGTTCTGATATAAATAGCgaggaggaaaataaaaatgaatctttatttcatatttccttTGGTAATTCTAATATTGATGTCAGCCCAAATATGAAGTATAAAAAgtctataaaaatgttatcatataaaaaaaatattaaacccaaaaataaaaagacacgTATAACAGGAACTTTATACAATTCACagtatataaaagaagtaaaaattgttaagaaaaaaagtcagATTAAG gcttgcaaaagtaaaagaataaagaaagttcaaaaaacaagaaataaaaaacaaagtaagTTAACAAATGCAAGGAGTTTATATTCTgtgttaaaaaattctaatgatATTGTTAAGTCAGATATTGTTGATActagtattaataaaatgactaataataagaatattaataacagtACTATCCCTTACAAGAATatccataaaaaagaaattgatttattaccTTGCAATAAATCTGAATTATGTAGCCCTTTAAAGGAGACTACTAATGTCccaaaaattaatgataaaaagagaacgtgTCAATtgaagtttattaaaaaaacacaaaagattaataatgaaaataatgaacacTTCTTATCATCAGTATCACATAACATTTCTGATTCAATTGGCAACAAGTTTAAAATTAAACCTTGTTCTGTAGTActgtacaaaaataatatggaAAAACGTAAGTTTATAGTTAATAAATCCAAATGTATGGTAAAAGAATGTCGTTTAGTTTTACATaagatatcaaataattttataaatagcaAATACAAATCACCCATGAATGACTTGATCTGTAAAAGTTCAAACGGAATAAGAAAGGATTtaaattctgaaaaaaatCCAGTGAGTAGCACACCTATCGCTACATCTAAAAGGAGATCAGCATATTCTCCTTGCTATTCACCAATTGATATTACAAAATCTCATATTGTAAGCGATATTCCTGCATCGCTTGATAAGTTACAGTCAAACGATTTGCGTACATTAAATAAGACAAGCATAAATGTTTCCACCAATGTTGAATCAGATATGAAGGATaaggttttatatataaaagatagaaaaatatgtgtatTAACATCAGTAGATAGTAATTTGTTAAGTGGCGAAGGAATTAAACTTGATACAGAAGAACATGAAATGATACATTTAaacatttctaaaaaaaattcaaattttatcaataataggAAAACAGatgttacaatatttatagatGATAACATTGATATAGCATTGAGACAAAAATATAGCAAAACACATCAGAAAGAAAATCCATTGCTAGATAATGTAAACTTTTCTATAGAGACAAATAGATCTTGTTCCTTGTTTGATGATCATGAAAGTAAATTATATGCTATGGAAAATGATAACAGCATGAatgcaataaaagaaaaattatttacaaatacgaATGTGCATGAAAGTAATGCTAATACTGAACTAGACTTGAAACCTATTACTTCAGATATGTATAATACtgaacaaattataaaatcagaaatattaaag aaagaagaatcgCGTACaacaattacaaaagaaaaatctaatgaGGAACATATTGAGAATAAAGATACCACTGAAGAAAGAAGTTATGACAAATTAATGGATGAAAATCAATGTCAACTCAATATGaatgaaacaattaattttttcactcGATTGAAAAATTCAGTAAAGGTTACTGAAAGGGaacaagatagaaaaaataacttttactTAAGTAAcatttatgaaaatgaaaataatattattcaatattcaACATGTGAAATGTCACAATATGATGACAAagtaaacgaatatattttgaGTCAAAATCCTACGAAGAATTTGACTGATACttctgtaaatattattacaacacATAGTGATGAACCTAATTCATTAATCAATAATGAAATAGCTTCTTTATCAGgaaagtttatatttttaaagccAGGCAAATCTTGGACACGTTCTTTATccattttacataattttcaGAAtggattaaatttaaataaaacgtctattgaaaaaggtaaaagatgGAGACATAGTGTTAAGGATATATTAGACATGCAGAAAAAAG ATGAATGTGATACAAATCAGTTTATCAATTCGAAAAGATTTGTTAGAAGAACTTCTATTCGTGTTGTGCGCGATagtagaattattaaaaatgctAGTGATACTCCATTTCTTGAAGTATATGGGATTAAAACTACTGTCAAAAATGAACATATATTACCAGAAACTATTTGTAACACTGAATATAGTACTCAGCATaatgatatgaaaaataattgtccAGAAATTTATTCGTCAGAAACTGCAAAAGAtgttattttacaaaaatgttcccaaaaagattatttatcattcaaaaatttgttttcaagAAA gtatttgaaattttgtcgAAAAATAGGAGAAGGTGTATATGGAGAAGTATTTCTTTATGAAAAGAACAGACAAAAATCTGTTCTAAAGATTATACCTATAGAAGGTGTCCAATTAGTTAATGGTGAACcacaaaagaaatttaatgaaatactCTCAGAAATTGTTATTGCAAA AGAGTTACATAATTtaagatttaatgaaaatcacAATACAAGTGGATTTGTTGAAGTGAAAAGTATTAAATGCATTGAAGGAAAGTATCCTAAAGAAATGGTACATTTGTGGAAGAAgtatgacgaagaaaaaacatcTGATAATGATTGTCCATCAATTTTTGATGAAAAGCaactttatatttctcttgaaCTTGGTCATGGTGGTCAAGATCTTGAATCTTTTGAATTTCACACAGCTGTAGAAGCACACACATTATTTATACAG ACTGCATTAGCATTAGCAATCGCTGAAAGATCACTTAAATTTGAACATAGAGATTTGCATTGGGGAAATATCTTAATTTCTCATACAgatgaagaatatatatactataagcttgataataaaaatatttcagtttTAAGTAATGGTATAAaa GTCTGTATCATAGATTTTACTCTTTCAAGAATGTCATATCAAGGATGTTGCATATTCAATGATTTAGCGTTAGATCCTACTTTATTTACTGCTCAAGGTGAATATCAATTCGAGATTTATCGTCttatgaaagataaattaca AAATAATTGGCAAGAATTTGAGCCATACACAAATATTTTATGGTTGCATTATGTCTTGGATAAAATGTTAACAATGGTtagatacaaaaagaaaaatctaaaaaaacataaaaatgcTATAATTCAGCTTTACGATCtaaaacatataatattatcttatcAAAGTGCATTTGACTTTGTAAATAATTGTGAACAAAtctcaaatttattaataaaatga
- the LOC127069144 gene encoding uncharacterized protein LOC127069144 isoform X2, producing the protein MKYKKSIKMLSYKKNIKPKNKKTRITGTLYNSQYIKEVKIVKKKSQIKACKSKRIKKVQKTRNKKQSKLTNARSLYSVLKNSNDIVKSDIVDTSINKMTNNKNINNSTIPYKNIHKKEIDLLPCNKSELCSPLKETTNVPKINDKKRTCQLKFIKKTQKINNENNEHFLSSVSHNISDSIGNKFKIKPCSVVLYKNNMEKRKFIVNKSKCMVKECRLVLHKISNNFINSKYKSPMNDLICKSSNGIRKDLNSEKNPVSSTPIATSKRRSAYSPCYSPIDITKSHIVSDIPASLDKLQSNDLRTLNKTSINVSTNVESDMKDKVLYIKDRKICVLTSVDSNLLSGEGIKLDTEEHEMIHLNISKKNSNFINNRKTDVTIFIDDNIDIALRQKYSKTHQKENPLLDNVNFSIETNRSCSLFDDHESKLYAMENDNSMNAIKEKLFTNTNVHESNANTELDLKPITSDMYNTEQIIKSEILKKEESRTTITKEKSNEEHIENKDTTEERSYDKLMDENQCQLNMNETINFFTRLKNSVKVTEREQDRKNNFYLSNIYENENNIIQYSTCEMSQYDDKVNEYILSQNPTKNLTDTSVNIITTHSDEPNSLINNEIASLSGKFIFLKPGKSWTRSLSILHNFQNGLNLNKTSIEKGKRWRHSVKDILDMQKKDECDTNQFINSKRFVRRTSIRVVRDSRIIKNASDTPFLEVYGIKTTVKNEHILPETICNTEYSTQHNDMKNNCPEIYSSETAKDVILQKCSQKDYLSFKNLFSRKYLKFCRKIGEGVYGEVFLYEKNRQKSVLKIIPIEGVQLVNGEPQKKFNEILSEIVIAKELHNLRFNENHNTSGFVEVKSIKCIEGKYPKEMVHLWKKYDEEKTSDNDCPSIFDEKQLYISLELGHGGQDLESFEFHTAVEAHTLFIQTALALAIAERSLKFEHRDLHWGNILISHTDEEYIYYKLDNKNISVLSNGIKVCIIDFTLSRMSYQGCCIFNDLALDPTLFTAQGEYQFEIYRLMKDKLQNNWQEFEPYTNILWLHYVLDKMLTMVRYKKKNLKKHKNAIIQLYDLKHIILSYQSAFDFVNNCEQISNLLIK; encoded by the exons ATGAAGTATAAAAAgtctataaaaatgttatcatataaaaaaaatattaaacccaaaaataaaaagacacgTATAACAGGAACTTTATACAATTCACagtatataaaagaagtaaaaattgttaagaaaaaaagtcagATTAAG gcttgcaaaagtaaaagaataaagaaagttcaaaaaacaagaaataaaaaacaaagtaagTTAACAAATGCAAGGAGTTTATATTCTgtgttaaaaaattctaatgatATTGTTAAGTCAGATATTGTTGATActagtattaataaaatgactaataataagaatattaataacagtACTATCCCTTACAAGAATatccataaaaaagaaattgatttattaccTTGCAATAAATCTGAATTATGTAGCCCTTTAAAGGAGACTACTAATGTCccaaaaattaatgataaaaagagaacgtgTCAATtgaagtttattaaaaaaacacaaaagattaataatgaaaataatgaacacTTCTTATCATCAGTATCACATAACATTTCTGATTCAATTGGCAACAAGTTTAAAATTAAACCTTGTTCTGTAGTActgtacaaaaataatatggaAAAACGTAAGTTTATAGTTAATAAATCCAAATGTATGGTAAAAGAATGTCGTTTAGTTTTACATaagatatcaaataattttataaatagcaAATACAAATCACCCATGAATGACTTGATCTGTAAAAGTTCAAACGGAATAAGAAAGGATTtaaattctgaaaaaaatCCAGTGAGTAGCACACCTATCGCTACATCTAAAAGGAGATCAGCATATTCTCCTTGCTATTCACCAATTGATATTACAAAATCTCATATTGTAAGCGATATTCCTGCATCGCTTGATAAGTTACAGTCAAACGATTTGCGTACATTAAATAAGACAAGCATAAATGTTTCCACCAATGTTGAATCAGATATGAAGGATaaggttttatatataaaagatagaaaaatatgtgtatTAACATCAGTAGATAGTAATTTGTTAAGTGGCGAAGGAATTAAACTTGATACAGAAGAACATGAAATGATACATTTAaacatttctaaaaaaaattcaaattttatcaataataggAAAACAGatgttacaatatttatagatGATAACATTGATATAGCATTGAGACAAAAATATAGCAAAACACATCAGAAAGAAAATCCATTGCTAGATAATGTAAACTTTTCTATAGAGACAAATAGATCTTGTTCCTTGTTTGATGATCATGAAAGTAAATTATATGCTATGGAAAATGATAACAGCATGAatgcaataaaagaaaaattatttacaaatacgaATGTGCATGAAAGTAATGCTAATACTGAACTAGACTTGAAACCTATTACTTCAGATATGTATAATACtgaacaaattataaaatcagaaatattaaag aaagaagaatcgCGTACaacaattacaaaagaaaaatctaatgaGGAACATATTGAGAATAAAGATACCACTGAAGAAAGAAGTTATGACAAATTAATGGATGAAAATCAATGTCAACTCAATATGaatgaaacaattaattttttcactcGATTGAAAAATTCAGTAAAGGTTACTGAAAGGGaacaagatagaaaaaataacttttactTAAGTAAcatttatgaaaatgaaaataatattattcaatattcaACATGTGAAATGTCACAATATGATGACAAagtaaacgaatatattttgaGTCAAAATCCTACGAAGAATTTGACTGATACttctgtaaatattattacaacacATAGTGATGAACCTAATTCATTAATCAATAATGAAATAGCTTCTTTATCAGgaaagtttatatttttaaagccAGGCAAATCTTGGACACGTTCTTTATccattttacataattttcaGAAtggattaaatttaaataaaacgtctattgaaaaaggtaaaagatgGAGACATAGTGTTAAGGATATATTAGACATGCAGAAAAAAG ATGAATGTGATACAAATCAGTTTATCAATTCGAAAAGATTTGTTAGAAGAACTTCTATTCGTGTTGTGCGCGATagtagaattattaaaaatgctAGTGATACTCCATTTCTTGAAGTATATGGGATTAAAACTACTGTCAAAAATGAACATATATTACCAGAAACTATTTGTAACACTGAATATAGTACTCAGCATaatgatatgaaaaataattgtccAGAAATTTATTCGTCAGAAACTGCAAAAGAtgttattttacaaaaatgttcccaaaaagattatttatcattcaaaaatttgttttcaagAAA gtatttgaaattttgtcgAAAAATAGGAGAAGGTGTATATGGAGAAGTATTTCTTTATGAAAAGAACAGACAAAAATCTGTTCTAAAGATTATACCTATAGAAGGTGTCCAATTAGTTAATGGTGAACcacaaaagaaatttaatgaaatactCTCAGAAATTGTTATTGCAAA AGAGTTACATAATTtaagatttaatgaaaatcacAATACAAGTGGATTTGTTGAAGTGAAAAGTATTAAATGCATTGAAGGAAAGTATCCTAAAGAAATGGTACATTTGTGGAAGAAgtatgacgaagaaaaaacatcTGATAATGATTGTCCATCAATTTTTGATGAAAAGCaactttatatttctcttgaaCTTGGTCATGGTGGTCAAGATCTTGAATCTTTTGAATTTCACACAGCTGTAGAAGCACACACATTATTTATACAG ACTGCATTAGCATTAGCAATCGCTGAAAGATCACTTAAATTTGAACATAGAGATTTGCATTGGGGAAATATCTTAATTTCTCATACAgatgaagaatatatatactataagcttgataataaaaatatttcagtttTAAGTAATGGTATAAaa GTCTGTATCATAGATTTTACTCTTTCAAGAATGTCATATCAAGGATGTTGCATATTCAATGATTTAGCGTTAGATCCTACTTTATTTACTGCTCAAGGTGAATATCAATTCGAGATTTATCGTCttatgaaagataaattaca AAATAATTGGCAAGAATTTGAGCCATACACAAATATTTTATGGTTGCATTATGTCTTGGATAAAATGTTAACAATGGTtagatacaaaaagaaaaatctaaaaaaacataaaaatgcTATAATTCAGCTTTACGATCtaaaacatataatattatcttatcAAAGTGCATTTGACTTTGTAAATAATTGTGAACAAAtctcaaatttattaataaaatga
- the LOC127069195 gene encoding leucine-rich repeat-containing protein 34-like: MEAGIDYMCEIGQNLRIKSLQLSGNKFGIESSKKIALLLLKNPYLEYLDIAEVDQTISSLIYFTTVMRLDQPMYNETLKILDISRPNPGCMYFFNAEQFATLIGHMLRNNTCLFALHLQKCGFNCHDIECMMINAQYNHTLHFLDLACNNIGDHGMHHLANWLIKTSALRGLILSKNIITDHGARILSHTIPFSKLKFLDISFNKITDEGMVNILNSLKKISLIKSLRIFGNFLSHITAKTIKRILLSKVLYQTNLDVKPYRVEDKWYCAQYPMDCSKEHLYDIIELSTKNNKKTETFSNIYKFNETSKIKKIHMWLILL; the protein is encoded by the exons atggaaGCAGGTATTGATTATATGTGTGAAATAGGACAAAATTTACGTATCAAGAGCCTTCAATTAAGTGGGAATAAGTTTGGCATTGAA TCTTCAAAAAAAATAGCATTACTATTATTGAAAAATCCATACTTAGAATATTTGGATATAGCAGAAGTTGATCAAACTATTTcaagtttaatatatttcacaaCAGTTATGAGATTAGATCAACCTATGTATAATgaaactttaaaaattttgGACATTAGTCGTCCAAATCCAggatgtatgtatttttttaatgcagAACAATTTGCAACTCTTATTGGACATATGTTAAGA AATAATACTTGTTTGTTTGCATTGCATTTACAAAAATGTGGTTTTAATTGCCATGACATTGAATGTATGATGATAAATGCACAATATAATCACACATTACATTTTCTTGATCTTGCGTGTAATAATATAGGAGATCATGGAATGCATCATCTTGCTAATTGGCTTATAAAAACTTCTGCTTTACGTGGCCTTATTTTGagcaaaaatattataactgATCATGGTGCAAG gATATTAAGTCATACTATACCATTTTCCAAGCTTAagtttttagatatttcatttaataaaataactgATGAAGGtatggtaaatattttaaattctttaaaaaagatttcactCATAAAAAGCTTACGAATATTTGGTAACTTTCTTAGTCATATAACTGCTAAG actataaagagaatattattatcaaaagttTTATATCAAACAAATCTTGATGTCAAGCCTTATAGAGTAGAAGATAAATGGTACTGTGCTCAATATCCAATGGACTGTTCTAAAGAACATTTGTATGATATAATTGAACTTTCCAcaaagaacaataaaaaaacagaaactttttctaacatatataaattcaatgaaacaagtaaaataaaaaaaa TTCATATGTGGCTAATACtactttaa
- the LOC127069137 gene encoding holocytochrome c-type synthase, with the protein MGNTLTSASVSAADVIMPIQHSSNQQLSKSIIYESDKFQNVPPPECPMHIKTNQQSSKTSISECPIDHMSENEINPLNMMPPANQQPAPDQPFPLPTDRQISSIPKATGDGEFWVYPSQQMFWNAMLRKGWRWKNEDIMPKDMDDIIKIHNTNNEQAWQEVLKWEALHARECNCPKLRSFGGKATQYSPRARIRHWLGYELPFDRHDWIIDRCGKDVRYIIDYYDGGEVDERYKFALLDVRPAMDSWENIWDRMKVAWWRWRYSNEVQEQTSTIQIH; encoded by the exons atggGCAATACATTGACTTCTGCATCTGTGTCAGCTGCTGATGTAATTATGCCAATACAGCATAGTAGTAATCAACAACTGTCTAAGTCCATAATATACGAATCagataaatttcaaaatgtaCCTCCACCGGAATGTCCTATgcatataaaaacaaatcaaCAATCATCTAAAACATCTATATCGGAATGTCCAATAGATCATATGAgcgagaatgaaataaatcctcttaatatg atGCCACCTGCCAATCAACAACCAGCACCTGATCAACCTTTTCCTTTACCAACTGACAGACAAATCTCATCAATACCAAAAGCAACAGGAGATGGTGAATTTTGGGTTTATCCATCACAACAAATGTTTTGGAATGCTATGTTAAGAAAAGGATGGCGTTGGAAAAATGAGGATATAATGCCAAAAGATATggatgatataataaaaattcataatactAATAATGAACAAGCATGGCAGGAAGTTCTTAAATGGGAAGCACTTCATGCACGTGAATGCAATTGTCCTAAATTACGTAGTTTTGGTGGAAAAGCTACACAGTATTCACCACGTGCACGAATTCGGCATTGGTTAGG ATACGAATTACCATTTGATCGTCATGATTGGATAATAGATAGATGTGGTAAAGATGTACGATATATTATTGACTATTATGATGGGGGAGAAGTGgatgaaagatataaatttgcTCTTCTTGACGTAAGACCAGCTATGGACTCTTGGGAAAATATTTGGGATCGCATGAAAGTTGCTTGGTGGAGATGGAGATATAGTAATGAGGTGCAAGAGCAAACATCCACAATCCAAATACATTAA
- the LOC127069138 gene encoding histone-lysine N-methyltransferase SETMAR encodes MVSMNFDLCIDEYTHDIPGVMYVTNNIPGPGINVDDFESVFTSGCSCTLECSKCTCTRGSANYINDCIVEEKLSVPILECNPYCTCSQNCGNRLVQRGPLNSLQVIKVAKKGLGLITTTLIKKGQFICEYAGEIISIDEARRRVEANKNDNSMNYVLVVSEHIGEQIIVTCVDPKYFGNIGRYSNHSCQPNANLVPVRVESVTPRLCLFASKDIENGEEITFNYASGVNSDHHLSDTPCFCGFSNCLGYLPHNSI; translated from the coding sequence ATGGTAAGCATGAACTTTGATCTTTGTATAGATGAATATACTCATGATATACCTGGTGTCATGTATGTAACTAATAACATACCTGGTCCAGGTATAAATGTGGATGATTTTGAATCTGTATTTACATCAGGTTGTTCATGTACACTTGAATGCTCAAAGTGTACTTGCACTCGTGGTTCTgctaattatataaatgattgtattgttgaagaaaaattatcagtACCAATTTTAGAATGTAATCCTTATTGTACATGCAGTCAGAATTGTGGTAACAGATTGGTACAGCGTGGTCCATTAAATAGTCTTCAAGTAATAAAAGTTGCTAAAAAGGGTTTAGGTCTCATAACAACGACATTGATAAAGAAAGGGCAATTTATTTGTGAATATGCTGGTGAAATAATAAGCATAGATGAAGCACGACGCAGGGTTGAAGctaataaaaatgacaatagtatGAATTATGTTCTTGTAGTTTCTGAACATATAGGAGAACAAATAATTGTAACTTGTGTAGATCCAAAGTATTTTGGCAATATTGGAAGATATAGTAATCATAGCTGCCAGCCAAATGCTAATCTTGTACCTGTCAGAGTTGAAAGTGTTACACCACGATTATGCTTATTTGCAtctaaagatatagaaaatggagaagaaattacttttaattatgCCAGTGGAGTGAATTCCGACCATCATTTAAGTGACACACCCTGCTTTTGTGGTTTCAGCAATTGTTTAGGTTATTTACCACATAATTCTATTTAA